In Gossypium hirsutum isolate 1008001.06 chromosome D06, Gossypium_hirsutum_v2.1, whole genome shotgun sequence, one genomic interval encodes:
- the LOC107901036 gene encoding auxin response factor 7 isoform X3: protein MQPPAQELVAKDLHDNTWTFRHIYRGQPKRHLLTTGWSVFVSTKRLFAGDSVLFIRDEKSQLLLGTRPANRQQPALSSSVISSDSMHIGILAAAAHAAANNSPFTIFYNPRASPSEFVIPLAKFNKAMYTQVSLGMRFRMMFETEESGVRRYMGTITGISDLDPVRWKNSQWRNLQVGWDESTAGERPSRVSIWDIEPVITPFYICPPPFFRPRFPKQPGMPDDESDIENAFKRAMPWLGDDFGMKDAPSSIFPGLSLVQWMSMQQNNQFPAAQSGFFPSMVSSNPLHNSLGTDDPAKLLNFQAPALPASNMQFNKANTNQINQLTQAPMTWPQQQQLQQLFQAPLNQQQQSLQQLQRQLPQPPQQQPQPQPHLFHQQQPQPQPQPQPQPQSQSQSESQSQSQSQSKPQPQPQPPPLQQQQQQQQLQQQHQKRQQTQSQQQLQQAFLPSQVNNGIIASNQIPNQNLHQPAVYSQLQQQQLMTSSSQSAQTTPSANKTSYPLTSLPQDTQIQQQMEQQPNLMQRQLQQTQLQQSQLQLLQQSLSQRTQQQPQLLQLSQQGFSEQQLQLQLLQKLQQQQQQQQQSSQQLLSPAGSLLQPQMLQQQPTHQQSQPLQQLPLSQSQSQPLGSNGFSTSMPVQPQQVSVHQPQIHKPFTAMRTHSGLTDGDAPSCSTSPSTNNCQVSSLNFLNKNQQVPSLLVSDPLVEPASTLVQELQSKPDIRIKHELPTSKGPELSKYKSTVTDQLEASSSGTSYCLDAGTIQHNFSLPTFLEGDLQSHSRNNLPFTANIDGLAPDTLLSRGYDSQKDLQNMLSNYGGNPRDIDAELSTPAISSQSFGVPNIPFKTGCSNDVAISDTGVLNGGLWANQTQRMRTYTKVQKRGSVGRSIDVTRYKGYDELRHDLARMFGIEGQLEDPQSSDWKLVYVDHENDILLVGDDPWEEFVSCVQSIKILSSGEVQQMSLEGDLGNVAVPNQACSGTDSGNAWRGQYDDTSAASFNR from the exons ATGCAACCACCTGCTCAGGAGCTAGTAGCTAAAGATTTACATGACAATACATGGACATTTAGACATATTTATCGAG GTCAACCAAAGAGGCATCTTCTGACTACTGGTTGGAGTGTCTTTGTTAGCACAAAAAGACTCTTTGCCGGTGATTCTGTTCTTTTCATAAG GGATGAGAAGTCTCAACTTCTGTTGGGTACAAGGCCTGCAAATAGACAGCAGCCAGCCCTTTCTTCATCTGTGATTTCTAGTGATAGCATGCATATAGGGATCCTGGCTGCTGCAGCGCATGCTGCAGCAAATAACAGCCCATTTACTATATTCTATAATCCAAG GGCAAGCCCTTCTGAGTTTGTGATACCCTTGGCAAAGTTTAACAAAGCCATGTATACCCAAGTTTCCCTTGGCATGCGGTTTAGAATGATGTTTGAAACCGAGGAGTCTGGAGTACGCAGGTACATGGGTACAATTACTGGTATCAGTGACTTGGATCCTGTGCGATGGAAAAATTCACAGTGGCGCAATCTTCAG GTTGGATGGGATGAATCTACAGCTGGTGAGCGGCCCAGCCGAGTTTCAATTTGGGACATTGAACCTGTTATAACTCCTTTTTACATCTGTCCACCTCCGTTTTTCAGGCCCAGGTTTCCAAAGCAACCGGGGATGCCAG ATGATGAGTCTGACATTGAGAATGCCTTCAAGAGAGCTATGCCCTGGCTAGGAGATGACTTTGGTATGAAAGATGCTCCTAGTTCAATCTTTCCTGGTTTGAGTCTAGTCCAGTGGATGAGCATGCAACAAAATAATCAGTTTCCAGCTGCTCAATCAGGATTCTTTCCATCAATGGTTTCTTCGAATCCGCTCCATAATAGCCTTGGCACCGATGATCCTGCCAAATTATTGAACTTTCAAGCTCCTGCGCTTCCAGCATCAAATATGCAATTTAACAAAGCAAATACGAACCAAATCAATCAGTTGACTCAGGCACCTATGACATGGCCCCAACAGCAGCAACTTCAACAGTTATTTCAGGCTCCTTTAAATCAGCAGCAGCAATCCCTACAGCAATTGCAGCGACAACTGCCACAACCACCACAGCAGCAGCCTCAGCCACAGCCGCATCTTTTTCACCAGCAGCAGCCTCAGCCTCAGCCTCAGCCTCAGCCTCAGCCTCAGTCTCAGTCTCAGTCTGAGTCTCAGTCACAGTCGCAGTCACAGTCAAAGCCACAGCCACAGCCACAGCCACCTCCactgcagcagcagcagcagcagcagcagctgcAGCAACAACATCAAAAAAGACAACAGACGCAATCACAGCAGCAGCTGCAACAAGCATTCCTCCCTTCTCAAGTAAATAATGGCATCATTGCCTCTAACCAGATCCCAAATCAAAATTTGCACCAGCCAGCTGTTTACTCACAGCTTCAGCAGCAACAATTGATGACAAGCAGTAGCCAATCTGCCCAGACTACCCCCTCTGCCAATAAAACTTCATATCCTTTGACATCATTACCGCAAGATACACAGATTCAGCAACAGATGGAACAGCAACCTAACCTCATGCAGAGGCAGCTGCAACAGACACAGTTGCAGCAGTCACAACTACAATTATTGCAACAAAGCCTGTCCCAGAGGACACAGCAGCAGCCACAGCTTCTGCAATTGTCACAGCAGGGCTTCTCGGAGCAACAGCTTCAGTTGCAACTGTTACAGAAATTGCagcaacagcagcagcagcagcagcaatcATCTCAACAATTACTCTCCCCAGCTGGATCACTGTTGCAGCCTCAAATGTTGCAGCAGCAGCCGACCCATCAACAGAGCCAACCATTGCAGCAATTGCCTCTTTCACAAAGCCAATCACAACCTCTTGGCAGCAATGGCTTCTCAACATCAATGCCTGTTCAACCTCAACAGGTTTCAGTGCACCAACCCCAAATTCACAAGCCATTTACTGCTATGAGAACTCATTCTGGTCTTACTGACGGAGATGCTCCATCATGTTCAACCTCACCTTCTACCAATAACTGTCAGGTTTCCTcgttgaactttttaaacaaaaatCAGCAAGTTCCATCCTTATTGGTGTCAGATCCTCTTGTTGAGCCTGCAAGTACCCTGGTTCAAGAGCTTCAGAGCAAGCCTGATATTAGAATCAAACATGAACTACCCACCTCTAAAGGACCAGAACTATCAAAGTACAAAAGTACTGTGACAGATCAATTAGAAGCATCCTCTTCTGGAACATCATACTGCCTGGATGCGGGCACCATCCAGCATAATTTCTCCCTCCCCACCTTTTTGGAAGGTGATCTTCAATCACACTCCCGGAACAATCTTCCTTTTACAGCAAATATTGATGGATTGGCACCTGACACTTTGTTATCAAGGGGATATGACTCTCAAAAGGATCTTCAAAACATGTTGTCGAACTATGGTGGCAACCCAAGAGATATTGATGCGGAGTTGTCTACTCCTGCGATAAGCTCTCAGTCGTTTGGTGTGCCAAACATACCTTTCAAGACTGGGTGCTCAAATGATGTTGCTATCAGTGACACAGGAGTCCTAAATGGTGGACTGTGGGCCAACCAAACTCAACGCATGCGAACATATACAAAG GTGCAAAAGCGTGGGTCTGTAGGAAGGTCAATTGATGTGACCCGCTACAAAGGGTATGATGAGCTCAGGCATGATCTAGCGCGCATGTTTGGTATAGAGGGGCAACTGGAAGATCCGCAAAGTTCTGACTGGAAATTAGTTTACGTGGATCATGAAAATGACATATTACTTGTTGGTGATGATCCTTGGGA AGAATTTGTAAGTTGTGTTCAGAGCATAAAGATACTGTCATCTGGGGAAGTACAGCAGATGAGCTTGGAAGGTGATCTTGGAAATGTGGCTGTTCCGAATCAAGCTTGCAGTGGGACTGACAGTGGAAATGCATGGAGAGGACAATATGATGATACCTCAGCAGCGTCATTTAACAGATAA
- the LOC107901036 gene encoding auxin response factor 7 isoform X1 — protein sequence MKAPPNGFMANSAEGERKSINSELWHACAGPLVSLPPVGSLVVYFPQGHSEQVAASMQKETDFIPSYPNLPSKLICMLHNVTLHADPETDEVYAQMTLQPVNKYDKEALLASDIGLKQSRQPAEFFCKTLTASDTSTHGGFSVPRRAAEKIFPPLDFSMQPPAQELVAKDLHDNTWTFRHIYRGQPKRHLLTTGWSVFVSTKRLFAGDSVLFIRDEKSQLLLGTRPANRQQPALSSSVISSDSMHIGILAAAAHAAANNSPFTIFYNPRASPSEFVIPLAKFNKAMYTQVSLGMRFRMMFETEESGVRRYMGTITGISDLDPVRWKNSQWRNLQVGWDESTAGERPSRVSIWDIEPVITPFYICPPPFFRPRFPKQPGMPDDESDIENAFKRAMPWLGDDFGMKDAPSSIFPGLSLVQWMSMQQNNQFPAAQSGFFPSMVSSNPLHNSLGTDDPAKLLNFQAPALPASNMQFNKANTNQINQLTQAPMTWPQQQQLQQLFQAPLNQQQQSLQQLQRQLPQPPQQQPQPQPHLFHQQQPQPQPQPQPQPQSQSQSESQSQSQSQSKPQPQPQPPPLQQQQQQQQLQQQHQKRQQTQSQQQLQQAFLPSQVNNGIIASNQIPNQNLHQPAVYSQLQQQQLMTSSSQSAQTTPSANKTSYPLTSLPQDTQIQQQMEQQPNLMQRQLQQTQLQQSQLQLLQQSLSQRTQQQPQLLQLSQQGFSEQQLQLQLLQKLQQQQQQQQQSSQQLLSPAGSLLQPQMLQQQPTHQQSQPLQQLPLSQSQSQPLGSNGFSTSMPVQPQQVSVHQPQIHKPFTAMRTHSGLTDGDAPSCSTSPSTNNCQVSSLNFLNKNQQVPSLLVSDPLVEPASTLVQELQSKPDIRIKHELPTSKGPELSKYKSTVTDQLEASSSGTSYCLDAGTIQHNFSLPTFLEGDLQSHSRNNLPFTANIDGLAPDTLLSRGYDSQKDLQNMLSNYGGNPRDIDAELSTPAISSQSFGVPNIPFKTGCSNDVAISDTGVLNGGLWANQTQRMRTYTKVQKRGSVGRSIDVTRYKGYDELRHDLARMFGIEGQLEDPQSSDWKLVYVDHENDILLVGDDPWEEFVSCVQSIKILSSGEVQQMSLEGDLGNVAVPNQACSGTDSGNAWRGQYDDTSAASFNR from the exons ATGAAGGCTCCACCAAATGGATTTATGGCAAATTCTGCAGAAG GAGAAAGGAAGAGTATCAATTCAGAATTATGGCATGCTTGTGCTGGACCACTTGTTTCTTTGCCTCCAGTTGGAAGTTTGGTTGTTTACTTTCCTCAAGGTCACAGCGAGCAG GTTGCGGCGTCGATGCAAAAGGAGACTGATTTCATACCAAGCTACCCTAACCTTCCTTCCAAGTTGATATGCATGCTCCATAATGTCACATTGCAT GCCGATCCGGAAACAGATGAGGTGTATGCCCAGATGACACTTCAACCTGTGAACAAA TATGACAAGGAAGCGTTACTGGCATCTGATATTGGCCTCAAGCAAAGCCGGCAACCTGCTGAGTTCTTTTGCAAGACTCTTACAGCAAGTGACACTAGCACTCATGGTGGATTTTCTGTGCCTCGACGAGCAGCTGAGAAAATCTTCCCTCCCCTG GATTTCTCGATGCAACCACCTGCTCAGGAGCTAGTAGCTAAAGATTTACATGACAATACATGGACATTTAGACATATTTATCGAG GTCAACCAAAGAGGCATCTTCTGACTACTGGTTGGAGTGTCTTTGTTAGCACAAAAAGACTCTTTGCCGGTGATTCTGTTCTTTTCATAAG GGATGAGAAGTCTCAACTTCTGTTGGGTACAAGGCCTGCAAATAGACAGCAGCCAGCCCTTTCTTCATCTGTGATTTCTAGTGATAGCATGCATATAGGGATCCTGGCTGCTGCAGCGCATGCTGCAGCAAATAACAGCCCATTTACTATATTCTATAATCCAAG GGCAAGCCCTTCTGAGTTTGTGATACCCTTGGCAAAGTTTAACAAAGCCATGTATACCCAAGTTTCCCTTGGCATGCGGTTTAGAATGATGTTTGAAACCGAGGAGTCTGGAGTACGCAGGTACATGGGTACAATTACTGGTATCAGTGACTTGGATCCTGTGCGATGGAAAAATTCACAGTGGCGCAATCTTCAG GTTGGATGGGATGAATCTACAGCTGGTGAGCGGCCCAGCCGAGTTTCAATTTGGGACATTGAACCTGTTATAACTCCTTTTTACATCTGTCCACCTCCGTTTTTCAGGCCCAGGTTTCCAAAGCAACCGGGGATGCCAG ATGATGAGTCTGACATTGAGAATGCCTTCAAGAGAGCTATGCCCTGGCTAGGAGATGACTTTGGTATGAAAGATGCTCCTAGTTCAATCTTTCCTGGTTTGAGTCTAGTCCAGTGGATGAGCATGCAACAAAATAATCAGTTTCCAGCTGCTCAATCAGGATTCTTTCCATCAATGGTTTCTTCGAATCCGCTCCATAATAGCCTTGGCACCGATGATCCTGCCAAATTATTGAACTTTCAAGCTCCTGCGCTTCCAGCATCAAATATGCAATTTAACAAAGCAAATACGAACCAAATCAATCAGTTGACTCAGGCACCTATGACATGGCCCCAACAGCAGCAACTTCAACAGTTATTTCAGGCTCCTTTAAATCAGCAGCAGCAATCCCTACAGCAATTGCAGCGACAACTGCCACAACCACCACAGCAGCAGCCTCAGCCACAGCCGCATCTTTTTCACCAGCAGCAGCCTCAGCCTCAGCCTCAGCCTCAGCCTCAGCCTCAGTCTCAGTCTCAGTCTGAGTCTCAGTCACAGTCGCAGTCACAGTCAAAGCCACAGCCACAGCCACAGCCACCTCCactgcagcagcagcagcagcagcagcagctgcAGCAACAACATCAAAAAAGACAACAGACGCAATCACAGCAGCAGCTGCAACAAGCATTCCTCCCTTCTCAAGTAAATAATGGCATCATTGCCTCTAACCAGATCCCAAATCAAAATTTGCACCAGCCAGCTGTTTACTCACAGCTTCAGCAGCAACAATTGATGACAAGCAGTAGCCAATCTGCCCAGACTACCCCCTCTGCCAATAAAACTTCATATCCTTTGACATCATTACCGCAAGATACACAGATTCAGCAACAGATGGAACAGCAACCTAACCTCATGCAGAGGCAGCTGCAACAGACACAGTTGCAGCAGTCACAACTACAATTATTGCAACAAAGCCTGTCCCAGAGGACACAGCAGCAGCCACAGCTTCTGCAATTGTCACAGCAGGGCTTCTCGGAGCAACAGCTTCAGTTGCAACTGTTACAGAAATTGCagcaacagcagcagcagcagcagcaatcATCTCAACAATTACTCTCCCCAGCTGGATCACTGTTGCAGCCTCAAATGTTGCAGCAGCAGCCGACCCATCAACAGAGCCAACCATTGCAGCAATTGCCTCTTTCACAAAGCCAATCACAACCTCTTGGCAGCAATGGCTTCTCAACATCAATGCCTGTTCAACCTCAACAGGTTTCAGTGCACCAACCCCAAATTCACAAGCCATTTACTGCTATGAGAACTCATTCTGGTCTTACTGACGGAGATGCTCCATCATGTTCAACCTCACCTTCTACCAATAACTGTCAGGTTTCCTcgttgaactttttaaacaaaaatCAGCAAGTTCCATCCTTATTGGTGTCAGATCCTCTTGTTGAGCCTGCAAGTACCCTGGTTCAAGAGCTTCAGAGCAAGCCTGATATTAGAATCAAACATGAACTACCCACCTCTAAAGGACCAGAACTATCAAAGTACAAAAGTACTGTGACAGATCAATTAGAAGCATCCTCTTCTGGAACATCATACTGCCTGGATGCGGGCACCATCCAGCATAATTTCTCCCTCCCCACCTTTTTGGAAGGTGATCTTCAATCACACTCCCGGAACAATCTTCCTTTTACAGCAAATATTGATGGATTGGCACCTGACACTTTGTTATCAAGGGGATATGACTCTCAAAAGGATCTTCAAAACATGTTGTCGAACTATGGTGGCAACCCAAGAGATATTGATGCGGAGTTGTCTACTCCTGCGATAAGCTCTCAGTCGTTTGGTGTGCCAAACATACCTTTCAAGACTGGGTGCTCAAATGATGTTGCTATCAGTGACACAGGAGTCCTAAATGGTGGACTGTGGGCCAACCAAACTCAACGCATGCGAACATATACAAAG GTGCAAAAGCGTGGGTCTGTAGGAAGGTCAATTGATGTGACCCGCTACAAAGGGTATGATGAGCTCAGGCATGATCTAGCGCGCATGTTTGGTATAGAGGGGCAACTGGAAGATCCGCAAAGTTCTGACTGGAAATTAGTTTACGTGGATCATGAAAATGACATATTACTTGTTGGTGATGATCCTTGGGA AGAATTTGTAAGTTGTGTTCAGAGCATAAAGATACTGTCATCTGGGGAAGTACAGCAGATGAGCTTGGAAGGTGATCTTGGAAATGTGGCTGTTCCGAATCAAGCTTGCAGTGGGACTGACAGTGGAAATGCATGGAGAGGACAATATGATGATACCTCAGCAGCGTCATTTAACAGATAA
- the LOC107901036 gene encoding auxin response factor 7 isoform X2 has translation MQKETDFIPSYPNLPSKLICMLHNVTLHADPETDEVYAQMTLQPVNKYDKEALLASDIGLKQSRQPAEFFCKTLTASDTSTHGGFSVPRRAAEKIFPPLDFSMQPPAQELVAKDLHDNTWTFRHIYRGQPKRHLLTTGWSVFVSTKRLFAGDSVLFIRDEKSQLLLGTRPANRQQPALSSSVISSDSMHIGILAAAAHAAANNSPFTIFYNPRASPSEFVIPLAKFNKAMYTQVSLGMRFRMMFETEESGVRRYMGTITGISDLDPVRWKNSQWRNLQVGWDESTAGERPSRVSIWDIEPVITPFYICPPPFFRPRFPKQPGMPDDESDIENAFKRAMPWLGDDFGMKDAPSSIFPGLSLVQWMSMQQNNQFPAAQSGFFPSMVSSNPLHNSLGTDDPAKLLNFQAPALPASNMQFNKANTNQINQLTQAPMTWPQQQQLQQLFQAPLNQQQQSLQQLQRQLPQPPQQQPQPQPHLFHQQQPQPQPQPQPQPQSQSQSESQSQSQSQSKPQPQPQPPPLQQQQQQQQLQQQHQKRQQTQSQQQLQQAFLPSQVNNGIIASNQIPNQNLHQPAVYSQLQQQQLMTSSSQSAQTTPSANKTSYPLTSLPQDTQIQQQMEQQPNLMQRQLQQTQLQQSQLQLLQQSLSQRTQQQPQLLQLSQQGFSEQQLQLQLLQKLQQQQQQQQQSSQQLLSPAGSLLQPQMLQQQPTHQQSQPLQQLPLSQSQSQPLGSNGFSTSMPVQPQQVSVHQPQIHKPFTAMRTHSGLTDGDAPSCSTSPSTNNCQVSSLNFLNKNQQVPSLLVSDPLVEPASTLVQELQSKPDIRIKHELPTSKGPELSKYKSTVTDQLEASSSGTSYCLDAGTIQHNFSLPTFLEGDLQSHSRNNLPFTANIDGLAPDTLLSRGYDSQKDLQNMLSNYGGNPRDIDAELSTPAISSQSFGVPNIPFKTGCSNDVAISDTGVLNGGLWANQTQRMRTYTKVQKRGSVGRSIDVTRYKGYDELRHDLARMFGIEGQLEDPQSSDWKLVYVDHENDILLVGDDPWEEFVSCVQSIKILSSGEVQQMSLEGDLGNVAVPNQACSGTDSGNAWRGQYDDTSAASFNR, from the exons ATGCAAAAGGAGACTGATTTCATACCAAGCTACCCTAACCTTCCTTCCAAGTTGATATGCATGCTCCATAATGTCACATTGCAT GCCGATCCGGAAACAGATGAGGTGTATGCCCAGATGACACTTCAACCTGTGAACAAA TATGACAAGGAAGCGTTACTGGCATCTGATATTGGCCTCAAGCAAAGCCGGCAACCTGCTGAGTTCTTTTGCAAGACTCTTACAGCAAGTGACACTAGCACTCATGGTGGATTTTCTGTGCCTCGACGAGCAGCTGAGAAAATCTTCCCTCCCCTG GATTTCTCGATGCAACCACCTGCTCAGGAGCTAGTAGCTAAAGATTTACATGACAATACATGGACATTTAGACATATTTATCGAG GTCAACCAAAGAGGCATCTTCTGACTACTGGTTGGAGTGTCTTTGTTAGCACAAAAAGACTCTTTGCCGGTGATTCTGTTCTTTTCATAAG GGATGAGAAGTCTCAACTTCTGTTGGGTACAAGGCCTGCAAATAGACAGCAGCCAGCCCTTTCTTCATCTGTGATTTCTAGTGATAGCATGCATATAGGGATCCTGGCTGCTGCAGCGCATGCTGCAGCAAATAACAGCCCATTTACTATATTCTATAATCCAAG GGCAAGCCCTTCTGAGTTTGTGATACCCTTGGCAAAGTTTAACAAAGCCATGTATACCCAAGTTTCCCTTGGCATGCGGTTTAGAATGATGTTTGAAACCGAGGAGTCTGGAGTACGCAGGTACATGGGTACAATTACTGGTATCAGTGACTTGGATCCTGTGCGATGGAAAAATTCACAGTGGCGCAATCTTCAG GTTGGATGGGATGAATCTACAGCTGGTGAGCGGCCCAGCCGAGTTTCAATTTGGGACATTGAACCTGTTATAACTCCTTTTTACATCTGTCCACCTCCGTTTTTCAGGCCCAGGTTTCCAAAGCAACCGGGGATGCCAG ATGATGAGTCTGACATTGAGAATGCCTTCAAGAGAGCTATGCCCTGGCTAGGAGATGACTTTGGTATGAAAGATGCTCCTAGTTCAATCTTTCCTGGTTTGAGTCTAGTCCAGTGGATGAGCATGCAACAAAATAATCAGTTTCCAGCTGCTCAATCAGGATTCTTTCCATCAATGGTTTCTTCGAATCCGCTCCATAATAGCCTTGGCACCGATGATCCTGCCAAATTATTGAACTTTCAAGCTCCTGCGCTTCCAGCATCAAATATGCAATTTAACAAAGCAAATACGAACCAAATCAATCAGTTGACTCAGGCACCTATGACATGGCCCCAACAGCAGCAACTTCAACAGTTATTTCAGGCTCCTTTAAATCAGCAGCAGCAATCCCTACAGCAATTGCAGCGACAACTGCCACAACCACCACAGCAGCAGCCTCAGCCACAGCCGCATCTTTTTCACCAGCAGCAGCCTCAGCCTCAGCCTCAGCCTCAGCCTCAGCCTCAGTCTCAGTCTCAGTCTGAGTCTCAGTCACAGTCGCAGTCACAGTCAAAGCCACAGCCACAGCCACAGCCACCTCCactgcagcagcagcagcagcagcagcagctgcAGCAACAACATCAAAAAAGACAACAGACGCAATCACAGCAGCAGCTGCAACAAGCATTCCTCCCTTCTCAAGTAAATAATGGCATCATTGCCTCTAACCAGATCCCAAATCAAAATTTGCACCAGCCAGCTGTTTACTCACAGCTTCAGCAGCAACAATTGATGACAAGCAGTAGCCAATCTGCCCAGACTACCCCCTCTGCCAATAAAACTTCATATCCTTTGACATCATTACCGCAAGATACACAGATTCAGCAACAGATGGAACAGCAACCTAACCTCATGCAGAGGCAGCTGCAACAGACACAGTTGCAGCAGTCACAACTACAATTATTGCAACAAAGCCTGTCCCAGAGGACACAGCAGCAGCCACAGCTTCTGCAATTGTCACAGCAGGGCTTCTCGGAGCAACAGCTTCAGTTGCAACTGTTACAGAAATTGCagcaacagcagcagcagcagcagcaatcATCTCAACAATTACTCTCCCCAGCTGGATCACTGTTGCAGCCTCAAATGTTGCAGCAGCAGCCGACCCATCAACAGAGCCAACCATTGCAGCAATTGCCTCTTTCACAAAGCCAATCACAACCTCTTGGCAGCAATGGCTTCTCAACATCAATGCCTGTTCAACCTCAACAGGTTTCAGTGCACCAACCCCAAATTCACAAGCCATTTACTGCTATGAGAACTCATTCTGGTCTTACTGACGGAGATGCTCCATCATGTTCAACCTCACCTTCTACCAATAACTGTCAGGTTTCCTcgttgaactttttaaacaaaaatCAGCAAGTTCCATCCTTATTGGTGTCAGATCCTCTTGTTGAGCCTGCAAGTACCCTGGTTCAAGAGCTTCAGAGCAAGCCTGATATTAGAATCAAACATGAACTACCCACCTCTAAAGGACCAGAACTATCAAAGTACAAAAGTACTGTGACAGATCAATTAGAAGCATCCTCTTCTGGAACATCATACTGCCTGGATGCGGGCACCATCCAGCATAATTTCTCCCTCCCCACCTTTTTGGAAGGTGATCTTCAATCACACTCCCGGAACAATCTTCCTTTTACAGCAAATATTGATGGATTGGCACCTGACACTTTGTTATCAAGGGGATATGACTCTCAAAAGGATCTTCAAAACATGTTGTCGAACTATGGTGGCAACCCAAGAGATATTGATGCGGAGTTGTCTACTCCTGCGATAAGCTCTCAGTCGTTTGGTGTGCCAAACATACCTTTCAAGACTGGGTGCTCAAATGATGTTGCTATCAGTGACACAGGAGTCCTAAATGGTGGACTGTGGGCCAACCAAACTCAACGCATGCGAACATATACAAAG GTGCAAAAGCGTGGGTCTGTAGGAAGGTCAATTGATGTGACCCGCTACAAAGGGTATGATGAGCTCAGGCATGATCTAGCGCGCATGTTTGGTATAGAGGGGCAACTGGAAGATCCGCAAAGTTCTGACTGGAAATTAGTTTACGTGGATCATGAAAATGACATATTACTTGTTGGTGATGATCCTTGGGA AGAATTTGTAAGTTGTGTTCAGAGCATAAAGATACTGTCATCTGGGGAAGTACAGCAGATGAGCTTGGAAGGTGATCTTGGAAATGTGGCTGTTCCGAATCAAGCTTGCAGTGGGACTGACAGTGGAAATGCATGGAGAGGACAATATGATGATACCTCAGCAGCGTCATTTAACAGATAA